The region TGAAGTTTTTCAAAGAGGGCTTAACAGCCTTTTGCCGCCGGATATTGTCATCACGACCTGCACGGCAGTCCCGGAAGCATTTAACGCCCGCCACGATGCCAAAAGCAAAACGTATCATTATAGAATATTAAATCGTCATCTGCCCGCGGCCGTCGGACGGCAGTATGCCTGGCATGTTCCCCAAGCACTCGATCCTGCCGCCATGCGCCGCGCCGGTCATCATATCATCGGCACACATGACTTTAAAGCCTTTGAAGGTGCGGGCAGCCCCAGAGCCCATACCACCCGCCGTGTGATCCATGCGGATCTTGTGGAAAGGGACGAAGGAAACCTGATCTTCGAGATCGAAGGGAACGGATTTTTGAAATTTATGGTTCGGAATATAGTGGGAACACTTGTGGATGTCGGACTTGCCAAAATCACCTCGGACGATTTTAAAACAATACTTCT is a window of Candidatus Desulfatibia profunda DNA encoding:
- the truA gene encoding tRNA pseudouridine(38-40) synthase TruA; amino-acid sequence: MLKNFKLTIEYDGSAYHGWQRQATEPTIQAEIEKALMTMTCQNITLIGSGRTDAGVHAYGQTANFICDTNLTPEVFQRGLNSLLPPDIVITTCTAVPEAFNARHDAKSKTYHYRILNRHLPAAVGRQYAWHVPQALDPAAMRRAGHHIIGTHDFKAFEGAGSPRAHTTRRVIHADLVERDEGNLIFEIEGNGFLKFMVRNIVGTLVDVGLAKITSDDFKTILLSKDRKLAGVTAPAHGLVLTQVTY